The window GAGGGCACCGGCGCCCTGGTGCTCGACGTGAAGGTCGGCTCCGGCGCGTTCATGAAGGACCTGGACAGTGCGCGCGAGCTCGCCCGCACCATGGTGGACCTCGGGACGGACGCCGGGGTGCGCACCGTCGCGCTGCTCACCGACATGTCGGTGCCGCTCGGCCTGACCGCGGGCAACGCCCTGGAGGTGCGCGAGTCCCTGGAGGTGCTCGCCGGTGGCGGGCCGGTCGACGTCATCGACCTGACCGTGGCGCTCGCCATGGAGATGCTCGCCGCGGCCGACCGCCCCACCTCCGAGGCGGACGTGCGTGAGGCCCTGGCCGACGGCCGGGCGATGGACAAGTGGCGGGCCATGATCACGGCGCAGGGCGGCGACGTCGACGCGCCGTTGCCGGTCGCGAAGGAGACCGAGACCATCGTCGCGCCGCGGGCCGGGGTGCTCACCTCGCTCGACGCTTACGCCGTCGGGGTGGCCGTGCACCGGCTCGGCGCGGGCCGGGTGCGCAAGGAGGACTCGGTGCAGGCCGCGGCCGGCATCGAGATCCACGTGAAACCGGGGGAGCGAGTGGCCGCAGGCGACCCGGTGATGACGCTGCACACCGACACCCCGGAGCGGTTCGAGCGGGCCCGCGAGGCCCTCGACGGCGGCTGGGCGGTGCATCACGAGAGCGCGGAGCAGGTCCTGGAGGGCTTCCTGACCAGTGCCGCGGGGGTGCTGGCGAGCATCGACGGGGGCGCGGGCGCCCTGACCGGTGCGGGTCTGGTGCTCGACCGGCCCGTTGTGCTGGAGCGCATCGACTGACCTGCGCAGACGCGGTCACCCGCGCCGCCCAGCGTGGCGGATCGGCGAGTCGCTCCGCCGCGGCTTAGCCTGGCGAACGTGGAGTCGACATTGCGCCTTTCGTCCTTGCTCGGCGCCGTGCGTGCCTTTGCCGGGCCGGTGCCCGCTCCACCGCCGGCGGGCCGGTTCGAGCGCCCGGCGGTGCCCGAGCAGGTCGAACGGCAGCTCGAACCCGTGACGTCGCGCGCCCGGCGGTCCGTGCTGGACCCCCTGGCCCGCGAGCGTGGCACCGGGACCGTCGGGTTCCCGCGGCGGCTGAACCTGCCGTCGCTCGACGGAACGGCGGCGGCCGCCGTCCAGGTGGACGAGACCACCTGCGGGTCCGCGGTGCTCGCCATGCTCGGCCTGGCCGGGGACCCCCGGGCGGCCCTGCGGCTCGCCAGCGCCGACCCGGCGCGCCGGTTCGCGCAGCTGCAGCACGCCGTCCAGGCCGTGACCAACCGGCGCGGGCTGGTCGTGGCCCGGTGGCCGCGCACCTACGGCACGCCGCCGTGGGGCGCCGCGCGGTTCGCGAGCTACGGCGGCGTGCGCTACACCCACCGGGTGGCGGGTTCGCGCGCGCTGCTGGAGGCGGCGATCACCGCGGCCCGCGCGGGCATCCCGGTGCCCCTGTACACGGGTGGTGACGTCACGAGCGGCTGGGACTCCGCGGTCCCGCGCCACGTGGTGCTGCTCACCCTGGCCGACGGCGAGGGGGCCGAGGGCAACGCGGTCCTGTACGAGCCGTCGGGCGCGGGCCTGCACACCGTGCCTGTGGCGGCGCTGCTGGACCCGCCCCCGGCGTCGTCCCCCGGCACGGACACGGCGCAGTCCACCGGCGACCGCACGGCCGCCCGGGTGCGCAAGGCGCTGACGGCAGCGCTGGGCGGCTGGCCGCACGTGGCGTGGGTGCTGCTGCCCGACGGCCGGCTGTCGGTGGCTGGCGGTAGGTTGTCAGCATGACCACGCAAGACCCCGGGGCGCGCCCCGGTGAGGCGCTGCTACGCGCCCTGCCCAAGGTAGTACTGCACGACCACCTCGACGGGGGCCTACGGCCGCAGACCGTCCTCGAGCTCGCGGACGCCGCGGGGCACAAGCTGCCCGCCGGCGACGCCGAGTCCCTGGCCACCTGGTTCCGTGACGCCGCCGACTCCGGCACGCTGGTCCGGTACCTGGAGACCTTCGAGCACACCATCGCCGTCATGCAGACGTCCGACAACCTGGCCCGCGTCGCCCGCGAGGCCGTGCTGGACCTTGCAGCCGACGGCGTCGTGTACGCCGAGCAGCGCTGGGCGCCGGAGCAGCACCTGGCCGGCGGGCTGTCGCTCGCCGAGACCCTCGAGGCGGTCCAGGCCGGGATCGACGACGGCATCGCCGCCGCAGCAGCGGACGGCCACCTCATCCGGGTAGGCCAGCTCGTCACCGCCCTGCGGCACACGGACCAGTGGCTCGAGCTCGCGGAGCTCGCCGTCGAATACCGGGACCGCGGCGTCGTCGGGTTCGACCTCGCAGGCCCCGAGGCAGGGTTCCCGCCGTCGCGCCACCGCGAGGTCTGGCGCTACCTCGCCGAGTACGACATGCCGACCACCATCCACGCCGGCGAGGCCGCCGGCCTCGACTCCATCGCCCAGGCGGTGCACCTGGGGCAGGCCGACCGCCTCGGCCACGGCGCCCGGATCATCGAGGACATCGCCTTCGTGCCCGACGGCGACCCCGCCGAGGGCGGCCTGTCGGACGACGGCCGCGGCGGAGCGGCGGACCTGGGCCGCCTCGCGCACTGGGTGCGCGACCACCAGATCCCGCTCGAGCTGTGCCCCGTGTCGAACCTGCAGACCGGCATCGCCGAGTCGATAGCCAAGCACCCGATCACCCGCCTCAAGGAGCTGGACTTCGCGGTCACGCTCAACACGGACAACCGCCTGATGTCTCGCACGTCGATGACGCACGAGATGAAGCTGCTCGTCGACGAGGCCGGCTGGACGCTGGACGACCTCGTCGACGTGACCGTCACCGCCGCCTGGGGTGCGTTCATGCACCACGACGAGCGGCGCGACCTCGTGGAGCAGGTGCTCCTGCCCGGATTCCAGAAAGTTGAAGGTGCCCTGCTATGACCGGAACGCCGAATGATGCAAAGGCGCTCGCCGCCTTTGTGGACCACACGCTGCTCAAGCCGGAGGTGACGGCCGCCGACGTCGCCACGCTCGTCGAGGAGGGGGCGGCACTCGGGGTGTTCTCGGTGTGCGTCTCGCCGCCGTTCGTGTCGCTCGCGGTCGAGGTCGCGGCCGGGCGGCTTGCCGTCGCGACGGTGTGCGGGTTCCCGTCGGGCAAGCACCTGAGTGACGTCAAGGCCTTCGAGGCGGCCCGTTCCGTCGCGGACGACGCGGACGAGGTCGACATGGTGATCGACGTCGGCACCGCGCGGTCCGGCCGGTTCGACGCTGTGCAGACCGACATCGCGGCCGTCCGCGCCGCGGTCCCGGCCGACCGGATCCTGAAGGTGATCATCGAGTCGGCGGCGCTGACCGACGAGCAGATCGTGGGCGCGTGCAAGGCGGCCGAGGCCGCCGGCGCGGACTTCGTGAAGACGTCCACGGGTTTCCACCCGGCCGGCGGCGCCTCGGTGCACGCCGTCTCGCTCATGGCCCGGACCGTCGGCGCCGCGGGCGGCGGCAGGCTGGGCGTCAAGGCCTCCGGCGGGATCCGCGACCTCGACACCGCGCTCGCGATGATCGAGGCGGGCGCCACCCGCCTGGGCCTGTCGAGCACGGCCGGGGTCCTGGCCGGCTTCGAAGCGGGCGCAGTCGCCCCCGCCTCGACCGACACCTACTGACTCGTTGAGTGCTGGCTATCTGTGGGGTGGGCTGACGTCAGCCCAACCCCACAGATAGCCAGCACTCAACGGGCTAGCGGCGGGTCGAGAGCCAGGTTTCCGCGGCCGTCCAGTGCTCCTTCAGGAGGATGTACCGGTCGTCGTGCCACGGCTTGACCGGTCCGGCCCAGTGGATCAGCCCGGGCTCGGCGACGATCTCCTGCGTGGGCCACGCGTTCCACCGGGAGTCCAGGACGCGGTAGCGCGACCCGGCGTAGGCGTTCAGCACGTCCTGGTCGTTCAGCCCGTACCGCTCGGCGTACGGCACGTACTCGTGCGTGAACCCGTCGGCCCGCATGACCGCCAGGTCGAGCAGCAAGATGCCCGCGTTGAAGCCCTGGTACCCGTAGCGGTGCCGCTGCGTCATGGCGCGCACCAGGTCCCGCGCGGCGCCGGGCTGGTGCCCCAGCAGCCGGGTGGACCGGATCACGTTCCCGATGCCGTGCCGGTAGTTGTAGGAGATCGACGGCCGGGCCGCCAGCGGCGCCCCGCCAAGGTCCGTGTCGTACAGGTCGGCCAGGTCCACCACGGACAGCGCGTCCAGGTCGTGGTAGAGCACGCGGTCGAGGTGCGGCAGCAGCTCGGGCAGCAGCAGGCGGTCCATCGTGGCGACCGTGATGTGCTTGAGCATGCCGAGCACCGCCCCGTAGTCGATCCCGTCGCAGGCGTACCACTCGAACGTGACCTCCGGGAACAGCCCCGCGAGCCGCTCGTGGTCCGCGGGGCCGTGGTCGCGCGTGAGCGCCACCACCCGCACCGGGCGGTCGGTGTGCCGCACCACGCCGGCTACCACCACCTCCATCTGGGCGCGCAGGTTCCCGTCGAGCGCGACGGCGATGTTGAGCACGCCGCGCGCCGCGGCAGGCCCGGTGCGCGGCTCGGCGGCCCCCACCAGGACGCGCGTGGCGCGCACGCCGGCCACGACGTCGGAGACATCGCAGCTGCCCGACGGCGCCGGCACCGGCGCGCTGTGCACCGCCCGCGCCCGCTCCACCTCGTCGGCCACCGTGGCGGCCCAGGTGGCGTAGACCTCGTCGCGGGAGGCCCCGGCGAGGATCTTGGCCATCGCGGGCGCCACGACGGCGCGGATCCGGTGCTGCATGGCGCGCCGGTCCGCCTCGTCGGCGTCGAGCAGGCCGGAGAACCGGATGTCGGCGTCGTTCCGGGGGCGGAAGTCGACGTTGGCGCCGATGGCCCATGAGGGCAGGAAAGCGTGCAGGCGCGACGTGACCACCCGGGCGAACCGGGACCGGTAGGCGTCGAGCAGCTCGACCGCGGTGTGCAGGTTCTGGCCCAGGCTGTGCCGGCGTACGGAGGGGTGCAGGTGGGTGACCAGCTCGCCGCGGGTGTCGTGCTCGGGGACCGGCGTGTCCACG is drawn from Promicromonospora sp. Populi and contains these coding sequences:
- a CDS encoding adenosine deaminase — its product is MTTQDPGARPGEALLRALPKVVLHDHLDGGLRPQTVLELADAAGHKLPAGDAESLATWFRDAADSGTLVRYLETFEHTIAVMQTSDNLARVAREAVLDLAADGVVYAEQRWAPEQHLAGGLSLAETLEAVQAGIDDGIAAAAADGHLIRVGQLVTALRHTDQWLELAELAVEYRDRGVVGFDLAGPEAGFPPSRHREVWRYLAEYDMPTTIHAGEAAGLDSIAQAVHLGQADRLGHGARIIEDIAFVPDGDPAEGGLSDDGRGGAADLGRLAHWVRDHQIPLELCPVSNLQTGIAESIAKHPITRLKELDFAVTLNTDNRLMSRTSMTHEMKLLVDEAGWTLDDLVDVTVTAAWGAFMHHDERRDLVEQVLLPGFQKVEGALL
- a CDS encoding thymidine phosphorylase; translated protein: MTEPFDAVELIRVKRDKGALADTQIDWLVDAYTRGVVADEQMSAMTMAILLNGMSRAEISRWTSAMIASGERLSFSGLSRPTADKHSTGGVGDKITLPLAPLVAVFDVAVPQLSGRGLGHTGGTLDKLEAIPGWRASLTNDEMMAQLESVGAVICAAGTGLAPADRKLYALRDVTGTVEAIPLIASSIMSKKIAEGTGALVLDVKVGSGAFMKDLDSARELARTMVDLGTDAGVRTVALLTDMSVPLGLTAGNALEVRESLEVLAGGGPVDVIDLTVALAMEMLAAADRPTSEADVREALADGRAMDKWRAMITAQGGDVDAPLPVAKETETIVAPRAGVLTSLDAYAVGVAVHRLGAGRVRKEDSVQAAAGIEIHVKPGERVAAGDPVMTLHTDTPERFERAREALDGGWAVHHESAEQVLEGFLTSAAGVLASIDGGAGALTGAGLVLDRPVVLERID
- the deoC gene encoding deoxyribose-phosphate aldolase, whose amino-acid sequence is MTGTPNDAKALAAFVDHTLLKPEVTAADVATLVEEGAALGVFSVCVSPPFVSLAVEVAAGRLAVATVCGFPSGKHLSDVKAFEAARSVADDADEVDMVIDVGTARSGRFDAVQTDIAAVRAAVPADRILKVIIESAALTDEQIVGACKAAEAAGADFVKTSTGFHPAGGASVHAVSLMARTVGAAGGGRLGVKASGGIRDLDTALAMIEAGATRLGLSSTAGVLAGFEAGAVAPASTDTY